Proteins encoded within one genomic window of Setaria italica strain Yugu1 chromosome IV, Setaria_italica_v2.0, whole genome shotgun sequence:
- the LOC111256938 gene encoding probable histidine kinase 1, translating to MQLEEKLQACLQRESSLVEKPEGGTRNPLSRTQMDELSGLLKRADFFLHLILQSALIVIAHQDSDLRYRFIFNHYPTLADEGQSYVRIRGCKCTHNKDAKQ from the exons ATGCAATTAGAAGAAAAACTCCAGGCATGCCTTCAAAGGGAGAGCTCATTGGTTGAAAAACCAGAGGGAGGAACAAGGAATCCACTATCACGCACACAAATGGATGAACTCTCTGGACTGTTAAAGCGTGCTGATTTTTTCTTGCACTTGATTCTTCAAAGTGCTCTTATTGTTATTGCTCATCAG GATTCTGATTTGCGGTACCGTTTCATATTTAATCACTATCCAACACTTGCTGATGAG GGGCAAAGCTACGTTAGGATTAGGGGGTGCAAATGCACCCACAACAAAGATGCAAAACAGTGA